Sequence from the Nitrospirota bacterium genome:
TGTGCAGTCATTGTCTATGCCGTCACATACTTCGGGATTGCCGGGGAAACGCGCCGCGTTGTTGTCATCGCAGTCTCCAGCACACCATAATACTCCGTCATGGTCCGCGTCCTTGTCAGTGCTGAAGTCCAGCCTGCCGTCGCAGTTGTTGTCCTTGCCGTCGCATATCTTCGGCGCTCCGGGATAGACTTTGTTGTCGTTGTCGTTACAGTCCGTTATAGCACCTTTTGGACATGATGCGTCTCCAGGGCTGCCGTAACCGTCTCCGTCCACATCAGTACAGGCCGCGTAAACTGGCGCGGCAGCGAGGCTGAGTACAAACAAGAAAAACAAGACCACAAGAAAAAAACGATGCTTCAACATAATACCCTCCCTCTTTTTTTAAGATATTTAATTTTTATAAAACTTTTGTCTTGAGATCTGATTGGTCCCCCGCGTTAAAGAAAAAAAGGGTCCCATTTTTTACAAGATCTCCCGCATACTTGCCTGTTTGAGCAAATATGCAATTATTGTGCCGAATAAAAATTTACTTAGAATTATAGAGTTACTGTTTTAGAAAGAGAAAACGATATGCCATAGTGACAAGAAAAGTGCCAGGTTGGCATAAAATGAAATTCAAAAATAATTGATTCGCACACAGTCATCCTCATTCCCTTCCTTATCGAAGCGCAGGTTTTCACTGTTAACAACTTTAGCTCATTCTCCTGATTTGTCAATATGCAGTTATATGCTATTAAAAATTATTAATGGATTTTGATGTGTGAATGGAAGAATGTATAAATTTTGGTTAATATATTGCCCATGATCATCGGCGTACCAAAAGAAATAAAAGAACATGAGTACAGGGTCGCAATTACTCCGTCCGGGGCCGGTGAACTTGCCGAAGCCGGTCACAAAATCATAGTTGAAACATCAGCGGGCGCTGGAAGCGGTTTTGCCGACGAGGATTACCTGCGGGCTGGCGCGCAAGTTTTCGAAAGAGATATAATATTCCCTGATTCCGATCTGATTGTAAAAGTTAAAGAACCTCTGCCTTCCGAATACAATCTGCTCCGAGAAGGACAGGCCTTATTCACATACCTCCATCTTGCCTCTAACCCGGGGCTTGTGAGTGTCCTGATGAAAAAGAAGATTGCCGCCTTTGCTTATGAAACGCTCGAGGCAAACAGCGCCCTGCCCCTTCTCAGGCCGATGAGCGAGATCGCCGGAAAGATGGCTCCTGTTATCGCCGCATACTACCTTCAAAAAATTCACGGCGGCGAAGGTCTGCTTTTTACGGGTGTGGAAGGTGTCCCTGCCGCAAATGTCCTTATTCTTGGCGCAGGGGTTGTCGGGGTGAGCGCATTGAAGGTTGCTTACGGCATGGGGGCCAATGTAACCGTAATAAATAAGGGCGCTGACAAACTGCGCCAGATAGACGAAATGTATTCCGGCAATGTAAAAACTCTGATGTCAACAAGTGACAATATCGAGGCGGAGGCGGTCAAGGCTGATGTGCTTATCGGGGCTGTCTACGTCACAGGGGCAAAGACGCCGAAACTCGTCTCAAGAGAACTTGTTGCAAGGATGAAAAAAGGCGCGGTCATTGTTGACGTCTCGGTCGATCAGGGCGGATGCGTAGAGACAACAAGGCCGACAACGCACAACAACCCCATATATTCGGTTGACGGTGTCATTCACTACACTGTCGCAAACATGCCTGGAGCATATCCGAGGACATCCACCCTGGCGCTCACAAGTAAGACGATTGAGTACATTAAACTCCTCGCAAAGGACGGCGTTGAAGCTTCTGCAAAAGAAGAGCATCCCTTAAGAAGCGCACTGAATACTTATAACGGCAATATCATGAATAAGGCAGTTGCCGGGTCAATATGAAAAACATCTTCCCGTCATTGCTGGCAAAGCGAAACAATCTCTTTTGGGGACCGCTAATAATTTTCTCAATAATCCTTTTTTGTAATGTTGCCAACGCCGGCACCGGGATCGGGACCCACGCCGGATACGGCGCGATCAAATACGAGGAAGAAACTTCCTCCCCTGGCGCTGACCATGAATCCACATCAACGCTTAGTACAATCCTCTTCGGAGTATCAGGAGAATATTCTTTTTCGAAACAGGCAAACTTTTTTACCGGTCTTACTACCGACTGGGCGATTGGGCTTACTGATGATGAAACACATAAAGAAAACGGGGCGAAATTTCAAACAAACGATTTAAATATCTTCGGACAGTTTTATGACATACGGTTTGGTTATAAAAATGGTGTGGGAAACCTTTATTACAGGATGTATGTCTCAGGCGGATGGGACGGGATGCGGCTTAAAAGAAGCAGCGTCGTTGAACAGGACATTGAAAAACCCGGCACAACTTCTCAGGACATCAGCCTCTGGCGCACAGGCGGTGGCTTCGGCATGGGATATAAATTCGGCGATTGGGCTCTTGACGGTAGGGCGGCTTATGCTTACTACCCGAAGGGCACAGTAAAAAAGAAAAACTCCTCTGAGATCAAATTCGATACAAACGGGACCTGCCTTGACCTCGGCGCAGGGTTGGCCAATGAAATTACGCGGAATGTAAATTTTTATTTCGGCGGCAGTTACACACTCATCAAACTGGATGGAGTTGTAAAACACGGGGAGGTTCTGCCCGACAGCAAAACACAGATCATAGTCGGCGTCGCCAACCTGACGTATGCGTTTTGATCACTCTATCTCTGACCGCGCTCCGAATTTATAGAGTATATTGGCCATCAAACAAAATCCCGTGAACGCGAATATCAGCAGGTTCACTCCCACAAGCCCTGTCAGTATCAGCCACCACTTGCTGACAACAGCGGCGAGTATCGTCCCGGTGAGGGAGAATATTCCCGCCAGCAGCCAGATCAATCTTTCCAGATACCATTTGTCTGTTCTTGCGATATACATTGTTTACGCCTCCATTTTTTCAAAGGCGAGGCAGCGCCTCGCCCTACAATTTAAAAGGACGGGTTTACCCCGCCCCGAACCCTTTTTTTGTATTCATAGTACAGCACAGGCACAAGTGTCCTTGAAAGCAGAGTTGACGCCACTTCACCGGCCATCAGGGCGATTGCCATTCCCTGAAAGATGGGGTCAAAGAGTATGACCGACGATCCCACGACTACGGCTGCTGCTGTAAGAAGCATCGGCCTGAACCTTATTATTCCCGCCTGCACCACCGCTTCCTCAAGAGGCATTCCCTCACCGAGTTTCAGCTCGATGAAATCCACCAGTATGATGGAATTCCTCACGACTATTCCGGCCCCCGCGATAAACCCTATCATAGACGTAGCGGTGAAAAACGCGCCCATAAGCGCATGGCCCGGCAGAATGCCGACCAGGGAAAGAGGGATCGGCGCCATGATCACAAGCGGCGTAATAAAAGACCTGAACCAGCCGACCACCATTACGTAAATAAGGACCATCACAGCTGCAAAGGCAATCCCCAGGTCCCTGAAGACTTCATATGTGATATGCCATTCGCCGTCCCATTTCATCGAGTATTTATCTTCAAGCTCCGGCTGCGTTGTGCTGTGCTGCTTTAATTCATAGCCTTCAGGGAGTTTAATTTTCTGCACCTCCTGCTTCATCTTCATGATTGCGTACACCGGGCTTTCCGCTGTGCCCGCAACCTCGCCTGTCACGTAAACGACCTGCTTCAGATTCTTCCTGTATATGGTTTTGTCCTCGATGCCCTGCTGGACCCTAACAAGTTCGGAAAGGGCGACAGGCGCTCCTGATGACGACAAAAGCGTTGTCCCCTTTAGGTCCTCAATGCTCGACCGTTCGGCTAAAGGCGTCCTGATAAATATCTCAACCGGCTCCTTTGCATTTTCAATGTGCAGCAGCCCGGCGGACATTCCGGAAAGCGACATCCTGAGTGTTTGGGCAACAGCGTCTGTGCTAATGCCGTGGTAGGCGGCCTTCTCCTTGTCAACAATGAACGTGTCTTTCCTCTGGTCATCCTCAACATACCAGTCTACGTCCACTACACCGTCTGTTTTCTCAAAGACATTTTTTATCTCTTTGGCAATTTCGACCTGCCTTTTATAATCCGGTCCGTAGACCTCGGCAACCAGCGTGCTCAATACCGGCGGGCCGGGCGGGACTTCTTCCACTTTTATATTGGCGTTGTACCTAACGCCGATCTTCTGTATCTCGGGCCGCAGCCTTTTTGCGATGTCATGGCTCTGCGATTTTCTTTTACCTTTGGCGACAAAGTTTACCTGTATGTCCGCGACGTTGCTGCCGGAGCGGAGAAAATAGTGCCGCACAAGGCCGTTGAAATTAAACGGCGCAGACGTCCCGATGTAGGTCTGATAATTTGTGACCTCAGGGACTTTTTTCAGGTATTCTCCGACCTCTCTTGATACAAGCGCGGTCTGTTCAAGTGTGGTGCCTTCCTGCATGTCAATGATCACCTGAAGCTCGCTCTTGTTATCAAAGGGCAGCATCTTGACCGTGACCAGTTTCAACGGCACTAACATTATTGCGCCGCCGAAGAGAAGAAATACCACAATGAAGGCGATGACCTTTTTGGTATTGCTTTCGAGAAGCCCACGCAGGTTTTTTTCATAAAGATGATTAAGCATTGCAAATATTTTGTGCTCTTTTTCGTCCGCGTCAGAGCCCTGTTTTGTTTTCTTTAATACGATAAAACTCAGCCACGGGCTGATGATGAACGCAATCAAAAGGGAAATCAGCATCGCGGCGGACGCGCCGATGGGGATCGGACGCATGTACGGCCCCATTAATCCGGACACAAACGCCATAGGCAAAAGCGCGGCGATGACCGTGAAGGTCGCAAGTATTGTCGGGTTCCCAACTTCATCAACTGCCTGCACCGCTGTTTCGGGAGAGACGCCTTTCAGCCTGAAATGCCTGTGGATGTTTTCCACAACGACTATCGCGTCATCAACTAAAATACCAATGGAGAAGATGAGCGCGAAGAGCGTCACCCTGTTAAGCGTGTATCCGTACATGTAGTTAACAAGGATTGTCAGCGCGAGTGTAACAGGCACAGCCACGGCTACGATAGCTGATTCACGCAGACCCAATGCGATAGCGATCAGGATAGTAACGGAAATTGCGGCGATAAGCATGTGCTCAAGGAGCTCATCGGATTTGTCCTT
This genomic interval carries:
- the ald gene encoding alanine dehydrogenase, whose protein sequence is MIIGVPKEIKEHEYRVAITPSGAGELAEAGHKIIVETSAGAGSGFADEDYLRAGAQVFERDIIFPDSDLIVKVKEPLPSEYNLLREGQALFTYLHLASNPGLVSVLMKKKIAAFAYETLEANSALPLLRPMSEIAGKMAPVIAAYYLQKIHGGEGLLFTGVEGVPAANVLILGAGVVGVSALKVAYGMGANVTVINKGADKLRQIDEMYSGNVKTLMSTSDNIEAEAVKADVLIGAVYVTGAKTPKLVSRELVARMKKGAVIVDVSVDQGGCVETTRPTTHNNPIYSVDGVIHYTVANMPGAYPRTSTLALTSKTIEYIKLLAKDGVEASAKEEHPLRSALNTYNGNIMNKAVAGSI
- a CDS encoding efflux RND transporter permease subunit: MERTGIAGRIAKTFLQSKLTPLIIITALLLGIFAVVITPREEEPQIIVPMVDVFVQYPGASSQEVNDQVAKPMEKLLWEIKGVEYIYSISKPGTAVSIVRFYVGEDMEKSLVKLYNQLMSNYDRIPPGVSQPLVKPRSIDDVPILTLTLWSERYDGYQLRKVANELADQLKKDAEVSEVKVIGGQKRQLRVIPDTSRLKAYNVSSLKILQMLQGANASLSSGKFQNKNEEVVIEAGGLLQTAEDVGNVVVGVYSGRPVYLKNVAEIKDGPEEPANYVLMGFGQAADNAGAGLKPALTGQYDAVTISVAKKKGTNATHISERLLEKTEALKGVIIPGGIEVTTTRNYGDTAKDKSDELLEHMLIAAISVTILIAIALGLRESAIVAVAVPVTLALTILVNYMYGYTLNRVTLFALIFSIGILVDDAIVVVENIHRHFRLKGVSPETAVQAVDEVGNPTILATFTVIAALLPMAFVSGLMGPYMRPIPIGASAAMLISLLIAFIISPWLSFIVLKKTKQGSDADEKEHKIFAMLNHLYEKNLRGLLESNTKKVIAFIVVFLLFGGAIMLVPLKLVTVKMLPFDNKSELQVIIDMQEGTTLEQTALVSREVGEYLKKVPEVTNYQTYIGTSAPFNFNGLVRHYFLRSGSNVADIQVNFVAKGKRKSQSHDIAKRLRPEIQKIGVRYNANIKVEEVPPGPPVLSTLVAEVYGPDYKRQVEIAKEIKNVFEKTDGVVDVDWYVEDDQRKDTFIVDKEKAAYHGISTDAVAQTLRMSLSGMSAGLLHIENAKEPVEIFIRTPLAERSSIEDLKGTTLLSSSGAPVALSELVRVQQGIEDKTIYRKNLKQVVYVTGEVAGTAESPVYAIMKMKQEVQKIKLPEGYELKQHSTTQPELEDKYSMKWDGEWHITYEVFRDLGIAFAAVMVLIYVMVVGWFRSFITPLVIMAPIPLSLVGILPGHALMGAFFTATSMIGFIAGAGIVVRNSIILVDFIELKLGEGMPLEEAVVQAGIIRFRPMLLTAAAVVVGSSVILFDPIFQGMAIALMAGEVASTLLSRTLVPVLYYEYKKRVRGGVNPSF
- a CDS encoding putative metal-binding motif-containing protein; translated protein: MLKHRFFLVVLFFLFVLSLAAAPVYAACTDVDGDGYGSPGDASCPKGAITDCNDNDNKVYPGAPKICDGKDNNCDGRLDFSTDKDADHDGVLWCAGDCDDNNAARFPGNPEVCDGIDNDCT
- a CDS encoding DUF2892 domain-containing protein, which codes for MYIARTDKWYLERLIWLLAGIFSLTGTILAAVVSKWWLILTGLVGVNLLIFAFTGFCLMANILYKFGARSEIE